The Mycobacterium haemophilum DSM 44634 sequence GAGCCTGGACCGCAGCTCAACGACCGAGCCATGGCCAGGGCAAACTGTTGGGCCGCTTTGGGCGACGCGCTCCACGTCGCTCATGCGTATTCGCGAGTCGACAACGGCGCCGCCCGCGTTTTGGCGTAGCAGTCTGACCCGAGAAGACGTCGCAGACAGAGGGAGTTGAAAATGACTTCGCCGATGCTGTGGTACGCACTACCACCTGAGATCAACGTTGCGCGGCTGATGGCCGGGGCTGGGCCAGCCCCGATGCTCGCCGCGGCCGCGTCGTGGCAGGCCCTGTCGGCGGCGATGGACGCTGAGTCGGTCGAGTTATTGGCGCGCCTGACCTCCCTCGGCGAGGTGTGGACCGGGGGAAGCAGTGAGCATGCGATTGATGCTGCCAAGCCCATGGTGGCGTGGCTGCAAACCGCGTCAGAGCAGGCCAAGATGCGTGCAACACAGGCAACGGCGCAGGCCGCGGCGTATACGCAGGCGATGACAAGCATGCCGACGCTGATCGAGATCGCGGCGAACCACATCACCGAGGCGGTCCTTGTCGCCACCAACTTCTTCGGCATCAATATGGTGCCGATCGCCTTCACGGAAGCGGACTATTTCATCCGCATGTGGACCCAGGCCGCCGTGGCGATGGACGCCTACCAGGCGGCAACCCTGCTGAACACGGCTTTCCAAAAGTTGGAGCCAATGGCCGCGATCCTTAATCCCTCAGGCAGTCAATCCCTGTCATCAGCCATGACGTCCGGGATGAACCAGTTCGCCCAGATGACATCCGGCTTTTCCTCCGCCCTGCCTTCGACTGAGGCGGTGCAGCAAACCGTTGGGCAGGTCGCGGAGCTGGCCGGCCCGATGCAGCAGCTGACGCAGCCGGTGCAGCAGGTGACGTCGCTGTTTAGCTCGATGGGCAGCACCGGCGGTAGCACGAGCGGCCACCTAGGCGACACGGAAGGCGCCCAGATCGGCCTGCTTGGTGCCAGTCCGCTGTCTAACCACCCGTTGGCCGGTGGAACGGGCCCCACCACCGGGGCGGGATTGCTGCGCGCCGAAGCGCTGCCCGGCGCGGGGGGGTCCTTGGCACGCACACCGCTGCTGGCCGAGTTGATCGATAAGCCGGTTGCGCCGGCCGCCGCTTCCGGCGCCGGTGCCGGTACGTCGGCAGCCGGTGGTGCTGCCCCCGTGGGCGCGGG is a genomic window containing:
- a CDS encoding PPE family protein gives rise to the protein MLWYALPPEINVARLMAGAGPAPMLAAAASWQALSAAMDAESVELLARLTSLGEVWTGGSSEHAIDAAKPMVAWLQTASEQAKMRATQATAQAAAYTQAMTSMPTLIEIAANHITEAVLVATNFFGINMVPIAFTEADYFIRMWTQAAVAMDAYQAATLLNTAFQKLEPMAAILNPSGSQSLSSAMTSGMNQFAQMTSGFSSALPSTEAVQQTVGQVAELAGPMQQLTQPVQQVTSLFSSMGSTGGSTSGHLGDTEGAQIGLLGASPLSNHPLAGGTGPTTGAGLLRAEALPGAGGSLARTPLLAELIDKPVAPAAASGAGAGTSAAGGAAPVGAGSLGHGAQAGGTTRAALVAPARQSEVLDENDLEDWDDDQDDW